From Musa acuminata AAA Group cultivar baxijiao chromosome BXJ3-8, Cavendish_Baxijiao_AAA, whole genome shotgun sequence, one genomic window encodes:
- the LOC103996365 gene encoding small nuclear ribonucleoprotein SmD1a: protein MKLVRFLMKLNNETVSIELKNGTVVHGTIIGVDISMNTHLKTVKLTVKGKNPVTLDHLSVRGNNIRYYILPDSLNLETLLVEETPRVKPKKPTAGRSLGRGRGRGRGRGRGRGR, encoded by the exons ATGAAGCTCGTTAG GTTCTTGATGAAGCTCAACAACGAGACCGTCTCGATCGAGCTCAAGAACGGTACCGTTGTCCACGGAACCATCATAG GTGTGGATATTAGCATGAATACTCACTTGAAAACTGTGAAACTCACAGTGAAAGGGAAAAATCCAGTCACTCTTGATCACCTAAGTGTGAGAGGCAACAATATCCGCTACTACATCCTGCCTGACAGTCTGAACCTCGAGACACTATTGGTCGAGGAGACACCTCGGGTCAAGCCCAAAAAGCCAACTGCAG GGAGATCCTTGGGACGTGGTCGTGGCCGCGGCCGTGGCCGGGGACGAGGTCGGGGCCGTTAA
- the LOC135645492 gene encoding uncharacterized protein LOC135645492, with protein MTTTLEHLFMQVFDRKAWIEGQLREQIESYGQSLAYNLLADGRRPPPWLWDTGSDALRPKELIREQLVQGIIFPLPWATTPSTNHNTLHTLPALKSTNMCQYSSFASEMCISNECIYPEHNDGDTSDGIYKDHEKECYIACSEDVKDSPVFDQIASAQCYRSMQRKPESHLNQKLNAANSGNECTVKQYARRATRTMAASLMPEHDEETSDMKNSMVPNGIATQTVDCLPSLDNISKPLSPSGFITSKATANQASFMQTVSREAPDLIANSHHDASAKEQCTGALAKEFVLNGSNSVVPGLEAVPSENSHHSHNQLLAVVKKLSFDGIKACHQDKKFYGSFSQKNNLFCTSGALRKFQSAPSLKEDPLCKDSAPDFGAFQPGEDASNAKVVQSAVVAVRDSTAKEIESHCCPLSTTYDMNHQKHSSLSEETKNLNLTNAPTSSTSMLRSCLNFSDHQNFQYNVCQGSPSRSLTEQSTMQRSGEPTTSGQASIVATRQPQIISDVKQIQYSSDNIKPYDINKDRTTTFAGETEGSCFEFSFSESLQCIKDEELHRNSKTMLVLSGKKQLQHESVLAATEVIRKEAERTSGKDHVERDELLNIVDTVGSRLCAKISPHVPAVRSLEMVSATDSSKKQSDGSLVDHRTKGSCKGKLVKRSVCSQDQLTDDVQSARSVSLIDEVSLETEAVEVVTVENSSAEVSQSTLIVDTAENDSAGLGCQHLRSSSANFDVYISDGSDLPCSDDYMSLSANENLIDTTTGDVRETILSRKSPNAAKMESKFTRASYSLRNFTSVPKDVGLSKGNAYISPSLEKFLSVTKKDKNSENIMDAMEKSITQLSYNVRTQNHSSESRYFLRSLNRHGKTYSYSELNLTGNTTSSKRSSELMTDACEISWPKRRKLICYSDGVLATSRITLHQLLHTQEDTFCSSKVSSETVPLEEMQITPSPSENILNMDIENAEFRSNSEFHQQSKRQCLKEDDSCLKSKDQVMDIPLPTQCTKDVTSPSLAHGNSRPSLMIEIGGTEFTLSEPKEPGSSGNDADGKLSHVVSEVYCHNLQSIEEGTVFDAGKSLSKYGASVLSNFQNDLAMNCDDSMPEFEGFSIGVSPVKKNDICYDVDYPCFKEENIPLDVQQGNSTHLVTPTARPSGNYKINNIPDLLQLLPNGLLERLHNDSLCFYGDYTRQFRSEHDKISDLYNSLGSSFDCSFVERSSSNSTPFSARFAWASSKAPQTPPIENSALRKASSRSGASSQTVGTNPELVCFRIDENSSTTEDIERQDKLSTSKEGICSRGNQVLNNRESLKDVTSVYENASTFVPFTKMLLESGSLEFSNAKSHSGTQTSFDSLLATAYTGNKDLTADKENQCLSINGKKEGKVVKSLCNKPEINVKAVERNRSQASILKGCKPSNIISNISSFIPMLQKKQQATTTKGKKDIKVKALEAAEAAKHLEEKKQNEREMRKAAAKLERERLEQEKQLKQKQLEEQKRRKEADIAARKRQREEERKEKERKRRCIEETRKLQREQDERLHTKKEEKELRCKAADDEGRKKGLVLEAKQQLKSEKGGEVAGSRNTMEVEPVATKVVISSDCLKGIIQGRMSTTKENLNSQSYEISPYKDSDDEDGEEENMRRRKHGPSWAEKECLGKILLSQQHLDPLEIFCRKSNFNLSEVLYSSAARRWPL; from the exons ATGACGACGACGCTGGAGCACCTCTTCATGCAAGTCTTCGACCGGAAAGCCTGGATCGAGGGCCAGCTGAGGGAGCAGATCGAGTCGTACGGCCAATCCCTTGCTTACAACCTTCTTGCCGACGGCAGACGGCCCCCTCCCTGGCTCTGGGACACCGGATCCGACGCCCTTCGCCCGAAAG AGTTAATCAGGGAGCAGCTTGTTCAAGGGATCATATTTCCTCTTCCATGGGCCACCACTCCTTCGACAAATCACAACACTCTCCACACCCTGCCTGCACTCAAGAGTACCAATATGTGTCAATATAGTAGCTTTGCAAGTGAAATGTGCATTTCTAATGAATGTATCTATCCAGAGCACAATGATGGAGACACAAGTGATGGTATTTACAAAGATCATGAAAAAGAGTGTTATATTGCATGCTCTGAAGATGTTAAGGATTCACCTGTCTTTGACCAGATTGCAAGTGCTCAATGCTACAGGTCAATGCAAAGGAAACCTGAGAGTCATCTTAACCAAAAATTGAATGCTGCAAATTCTGGAAATGAGTGTACCGTAAAACAATATGCTCGTAGAGCAACTCGCACCATGGCTGCGTCTTTGATGCCCGAACATGATGAAGAAACATCAGATATGAAGAACTCAATGGTTCCTAATGGTATAGCTACTCAAACAGTTGATTGTCTTCCATCTCTTGACAACATATCAAAACCATTAAGTCCTTCAGGGTTCATCACTAGTAAAGCAACTGCAAACCAAGCAAGTTTTATGCAAACAGTATCACGAGAGGCACCTGATCTTATAGCCAACTCTCATCATGATGCTTCAGCCAAGGAACAGTGTACAGGGGCCCTTGCAAAGGAGTTTGTCTTAAATGGATCGAATTCTGTTGTTCCTGGACTGGAAGCAGTACCCTCTGAAAATTCTCATCATTCTCACAATCAATTATTGGCTGTTGTGAAGAAACTTAGTTTTGATGGTATAAAAGCTTGCCATCAGGATAAAAAATTTTATGGTTCCTTTTCTCAGAAAAATAATCTTTTTTGTACTTCAGGTGCACTTAGGAAGTTTCAATCAGCACCGTCATTAAAAGAGGATCCGCTATGCAAGGATTCTGCACCTGACTTTGGAGCATTTCAGCCTGGAGAGGATGCCTCGAATGCTAAAGTTGTGCAAAGTGCAGTGGTAGCTGTTAGAGATTCAACTGCAAAGGAAATAGAATCACACTGTTGTCCCCTCTCTAcaacatatgatatgaatcatcaaAAGCATTCATCATTGTCTGAGGAAACTAAAAACTTGAATTTGACCAATGCACCGACATCTTCTACCTCAATGTTAAGATCCTGTTTGAACTTTTCAGATCATCAAAATTTTCAGTATAATGTCTGTCAAGGAAGTCCATCAAGAAGCCTGACAGAGCAGTCAACGATGCAGCGAAGTGGTGAACCTACAACAAGTGGACAGGCAAGCATTGTAGCCACCAGACAACCTCAGATAATTTCTGATGTCAAACAAATTCAATACTCGTCTGACAATATTAAGCCTTATGATATAAACAAGGACCGTACCACTACTTTTGCAGGAGAAACTGAGGGCAGTTgctttgagttttctttttcaGAATCTCTTCAGTGTATTAAAGATGAAGAACTCCATAGAAATTCTAAAACAATGCTCGTTTTATCAGGGAAAAAGCAGCTCCAACATGAGAGTGTTTTGGCTGCTACGGAAGTTATAAGAAAGGAAGCTGAAAGAACTAGTGGTAAAGATCATGTGGAGAGAGATGAATTACTTAACATTGTCGATACGGTTGGATCTAGATTATGTGCAAAGATATCTCCACATGTTCCTGCTGTAAGATCATTGGAGATGGTAAGTGCAACTGATTCTTCTAAGAAACAGTCTGATGGAAGCTTAGTGGATCACAGAACAAAAGGCAGTTGCAAGGGAAAGCTTGTAAAAAGATCGGTTTGCAGCCAAGACCAACTGACAGATGATGTTCAGAGTGCTCGTTCAGTGTCATTGATAGATGAAGTTAGCCTAGAAACTGAAGCGGTTGAGGTCGTTACAGTGGAAAACAGTAGTGCAGAAGTTTCCCAATCCACTCTGATTGTAGATACTGCCGAAAATGATTCTGCAGGACTTGGATGTCAACATTTAAGAAGTTCGTCTGCAAATTTTGATGTTTATATATCTGATGGTTCTGATTTGCCTTGTTCAGATGACTACATGTCTTTGTCAGCCAACGAAAACTTGATTGACACCACAACTGGAGATGTTCGTGAGACAATCCTCAGCAGGAAATCACCAAATGCTGCTAAAATGGAGAGTAAATTTACAAGAGCTAGCTATTCTCTGAGGAACTTTACTAGTGTTCCAAAGGATGTTGGTCTTAGTAAAGGGAATGCTTATATTTCACCTTCACTAGAGAAATTTTTGTCAGTAACCAAGAAGGACAAGAACAGTGAAAATATAATGGATGCAATGGAAAAGAGTATCACTCAGTTATCATACAATGTTAGAACTCAGAATCATTCATCGGAATCTCGGTACTTTTTAAGAAGCTTGAACAGGCATGGGAAGACTTACTCTTATTCAGAACTAAATTTAACTGGTAATACAACTAGTTCAAAACGATCAAGTGAACTAATGACTGATGCATGTGAAATATCATGGCCTAAGAGGAGAAAGTTGATTTGTTACTCAGATGGTGTTCTTGCTACTTCAAGAATAACACTTCATCAGCTCCTGCATACTCAAGAAGACACTTTCTGTAGCAGCAAAGTGAGCTCAGAAACTGTTCCATTGGAAGAAATGCAGATCACACCATCTCCCTCTGAAAATATATTGAATATGGATATAGAAAATGCAGAGTTCAGGAGCAATTCAGAATTTCATCAACAAAGCAAAAGGCAATGTCTGAAAGAG GATGACTCTTGCTTGAAAAGTAAAGACCAAGTCATGGATATTCCCTTGCCAACTCAATGCACAAAAGATGTGACTTCTCCCAGTCTGGCCCATGGAAACTCCAGGCCCTCTCTAATGATTGAAATTGGTGGCACTGAGTTTACTCTTTCTGAACCAAAAGAACCTGGCTCCTCTGGAAACGATGCTGATGGAAAATTGAGTCATGTAGTATCTGAAGTTTATTGCCACAATTTACAGTCTATAGAGGAGGGGACAGTTTTTGATGCAGGGAAAAGTTTGAGCAAATATGGTGCATCTGTATTGTCGAACTTTCAGAATGATTTGGCCATGAACTGTGATGATTCCATGCCAGAGTTCGAGGGTTTCAGTATTGGTGTATCTCCtgttaagaaaaatgatatctGCTATGATGTTGATTATCCATGTTTCAAGGAAGAAAATATTCCTTTGGATGTGCAGCAAGGCAATTCTACACATTTGGTTACACCCACGGCCCGTCCTTCAGGAAACTATAAAATCAACAACATTCCTGATCTTCTTCAGTTGTTACCTAATGGCCTCTTGGAGCGCCTGCACAATGATTCTCTATGTTTTTATGGTGATTACACAAGACAATTTAGAAGCGAACATGACAAAATTTCTGATCTTTACAACAGCTTGGGCTCATCTTTTGACTGTTCGTTTGTGGAAAGGTCTTCTTCCAATAGCACGCCTTTCAGTGCTAGATTTGCATGGGCAAGTAGTAAAGCTCCTCAGACACCTCCAATTGAAAATTCCGCCTTGAGAAAGGCTTCAAGTAGAAGTGGTGCCAGTTCACAGACAGTGGGTACTAACCCTGAACTTGTGTGCTTTCGAATTGATGAAAATTCTAGCACCACAGAAGATATTGAGCGTCAGGATAAATTAAGCACCTCCAAAGAGGGGATTTGCTCAAGAGGAAACCAAGTTCTGAATAATAGGGAATCACTTAAAGATGTCACTTCAGTATACGAAAATGCATCAACTTTTGTTCCTTTTACCAAGATGCTCCTTGAAAGTGGCAGTCTAGAATTTTCAAATGCGAAATCCCACTCAGGAACTCAGACTAGTTTTGATTCGCTATTGGCAACTGCTTATACTGGCAATAAAGATCTGACAGCAGATAAGGAGAATCAATGTCTTTCAATTAATGGAAAGAAAGAGGGGAAAGTGGTTAAATCCTTATGTAACAAGCCAGAAATAAATGTGAAAGCAGTTGAAAGGAATAGAAGCCAAGCAAGTATTCTGAAAGGCTGTAAGCCAAGCAATATCATCTCCAATATATCTTCTTTCATCCCAATGCTTCAGAAAAAGCAGCAAGCAACAACTACAAAAG GAAAGAAAGATATTAAAGTAAAAGCACTAGAGGCAGCGGAGGCTGCGAAACATcttgaagaaaagaaacaaaatgaaCGTGAGATGCGGAAAGCAGCAGCAAAGCTTGAGCGTGAAAGGTTAGAGCAGGAGAAACAACTTAAGCAAAAACAGTTGGAGgagcaaaagagaagaaaggaagCAGATATTGCTGCTAGGAAGAGGCAGAGAGAAGAAGAACGGAAGGAGAAGGAACGAAAAAGAAGATGCATTGAAGAAACTCGGAAGTTGCAAAGAGAACAGGATGAAAGGTTACATACaaagaaagaggaaaaagaactTCGATGTAAAGCTGCA GATGATGAGGGAAGGAAGAAAGGTCTAGTGTTAGAAGCAAAGCAGCAACTGAAATCAGAAAaaggaggggaggttgctgggTCTAGAAACACAATGGAAGTGGAACCGGTAGCCACCAAG GTGGTTATCAGCTCGGATTGTCTGAAAGGAATAATTCAAGGTAGGATGTCTACCACTAAAGAAAATCTGAATTCTCAATCATATGAGATATCTCCATACAAAGACTCCGATGATGAGGATGGAGAGGAAGAAAACATGCGCAGAAGGAAGCATGGTCCTTCTTGGGCTGA AAAAGAATGCTTGGGCAAAATCCTACTTTCACAGCAACATTTAGACCCTTTGGAGATCTTTTGCCGTAAGAGTAATTTCAACCTAAGCGAAG TTCTATACTCTTCTGCTGCTCGGCGGTGGCCATTGTAA